Proteins encoded together in one Thermomonospora curvata DSM 43183 window:
- a CDS encoding glutamyl-tRNA reductase, producing the protein MTILVVGLSHRSAPVAMLERAAAAGDELTKLLHEVHESAHVAEALIVSTCNRVEVYAVVDKFHGGVSDISERLARHAALPLEELSRHLYVHYEDRAVQHVFSVVCGLESMVIGESQILGQIREAFKLAKAEGTVGRDLHELIQHALRVGKRAHSETGVDKAGASLVSVGLRVAENYLGELAGRRALVVGAGSMSGLAVATLSRGGVGELIVANRTHERAQRLAASAEVPARAIRMEELPGALGEAELVVSCTGATGLVITADQVPPAPHRRFFLDLALPHDVDPAVRDLPGVALAGLDDLRTAEEAASAVGPKAVEAVRRIVADEVTAFLSAARAAAVAPTVVALRSKAAKVVEAELARLSGRLPSLSERDRAEIAQTVRRVVDKLLHAPTVRVKELAAAPGGDTYAAALRELFDLDPKAPEAVARPDIEGPAS; encoded by the coding sequence ATGACCATCCTGGTGGTCGGGCTCAGCCACCGGAGTGCGCCGGTGGCCATGCTCGAACGCGCGGCGGCGGCCGGCGATGAACTGACCAAGCTGTTGCACGAGGTGCACGAGTCGGCGCACGTGGCCGAGGCGCTGATCGTCTCGACCTGCAACCGCGTCGAGGTCTACGCCGTGGTCGACAAGTTCCACGGCGGTGTCTCCGACATCTCCGAACGCCTGGCCCGGCACGCCGCGCTGCCGCTGGAGGAGCTGAGCCGGCACCTGTACGTCCACTACGAGGACCGTGCCGTGCAGCACGTGTTCTCCGTGGTCTGCGGGCTGGAGTCGATGGTCATCGGCGAAAGCCAGATCCTCGGCCAGATCCGCGAGGCGTTCAAACTGGCCAAGGCCGAGGGCACGGTCGGCCGCGACCTGCATGAGCTGATCCAGCACGCGCTGCGGGTCGGCAAGCGGGCGCACTCGGAGACCGGCGTGGACAAGGCCGGGGCGTCCCTGGTCAGCGTGGGCCTCCGCGTCGCCGAGAACTACCTGGGCGAGCTGGCCGGACGGCGCGCCCTGGTGGTGGGCGCCGGGTCGATGAGCGGGTTGGCGGTGGCCACCCTCTCCCGCGGCGGGGTCGGCGAGCTCATCGTCGCCAACCGCACCCACGAGCGGGCCCAGCGGCTGGCCGCCTCCGCCGAGGTGCCCGCCCGCGCCATCCGCATGGAGGAGCTGCCCGGCGCGCTGGGCGAGGCCGAGCTGGTGGTCTCCTGCACCGGCGCCACCGGGCTGGTGATCACCGCCGACCAGGTCCCGCCGGCGCCGCACCGGCGCTTCTTCCTGGACCTGGCGCTGCCGCACGATGTGGACCCGGCCGTGCGCGACCTGCCCGGAGTGGCGCTGGCCGGGCTGGACGACCTGCGCACCGCCGAGGAGGCCGCCAGCGCGGTCGGCCCCAAGGCGGTGGAGGCGGTGCGCCGGATCGTGGCCGATGAGGTGACCGCCTTCCTCAGCGCCGCCCGCGCGGCGGCGGTGGCCCCCACCGTGGTGGCGCTGCGCAGCAAGGCGGCCAAGGTGGTGGAGGCCGAACTGGCCCGCCTGTCGGGCCGGCTGCCCTCGCTCAGCGAACGGGACCGCGCCGAGATCGCCCAGACCGTGCGGCGGGTGGTCGACAAGCTGCTGCACGCCCCGACCGTCCGGGTCAAGGAGCTGGCGGCGGCGCCCGGCGGCGACACCTACGCGGCCGCGCTGCGCGAGCTGTTCGACCTGGACCCCAAGGCGCCCGAGGCCGTGGCGCGCCCCGACATCGAAGGACCCGCATCATGA
- a CDS encoding bifunctional DNA primase/polymerase, which produces MLTVSAARRQRARGRLRAAAKEYAALGWPCVPGARPLFDGDRACSCDRVGCPAPGAHPVSAAWAIQATTDLETIKRWWDDDRQPNIILPTGRVFDVFDVPAAAGRMALERIGRRYSGPGPTSPVGPVAALGSERHLFFVATRGAPEDEDEWWSCHLDCSPETIDDSPGLRWHCRESYVVAPPSILPGGEVTWVRPPDGALLPDPVRVLEILSDCCEAVC; this is translated from the coding sequence ATGCTGACGGTTTCGGCGGCCAGGCGGCAGCGGGCGCGGGGCCGCCTTCGGGCCGCGGCCAAGGAGTACGCCGCCCTGGGATGGCCCTGCGTACCCGGGGCGCGTCCGCTGTTCGACGGCGACCGCGCCTGTTCCTGCGACCGGGTGGGCTGTCCCGCCCCGGGGGCGCATCCGGTCTCGGCGGCCTGGGCCATCCAGGCCACCACCGACCTGGAGACGATCAAACGCTGGTGGGACGACGACCGGCAGCCCAACATCATCCTGCCCACCGGGCGGGTCTTCGACGTCTTCGACGTCCCGGCGGCGGCCGGGCGCATGGCGCTGGAGCGGATCGGCCGGCGCTACTCCGGCCCCGGCCCCACCAGCCCGGTCGGCCCGGTGGCCGCACTCGGCTCCGAACGCCACCTGTTCTTCGTCGCCACCCGGGGCGCCCCCGAGGACGAGGACGAGTGGTGGTCGTGCCACCTGGACTGCTCCCCGGAGACCATCGACGACTCCCCGGGGCTGCGCTGGCACTGCCGGGAGAGCTACGTGGTGGCGCCCCCCTCCATCCTCCCCGGCGGCGAGGTCACCTGGGTGCGCCCGCCGGACGGGGCGCTGCTGCCCGACCCGGTGCGGGTGCTGGAGATCCTCTCCGACTGCTGCGAGGCGGTCTGCTGA
- a CDS encoding HAD family hydrolase — protein sequence MRRFWRRAETDHVRAGEAAAAAAKPRAVRPEPDPAAAAFFDVDNTMMRGASIYYFARGLAARKLFTLRDLAMFAWGQAAFRLRGVENAEHIGTAKEAALAFVAGQKVEDLVRLSEEIYDEIMADRIWHGTRELAMAHLDAGQQVWLVTATPVEVARVIAHRLGLTGALGTVAETRDGVYTGRLVGNLLHGPAKAEAVRALAQREGLDLSRCSAYSDSINDLPMLTTVGHPHAVNPDPALREHAKAHGWPIHDFRTGRKVTMMALPAAAGAGALAGGVAAGIALRRHYHRA from the coding sequence ATGCGGCGATTCTGGCGGCGCGCCGAGACGGACCATGTGCGCGCGGGCGAGGCGGCGGCCGCGGCCGCCAAGCCGCGCGCGGTCAGGCCCGAGCCGGACCCTGCGGCGGCGGCCTTCTTCGATGTGGACAACACGATGATGCGCGGCGCGTCCATCTACTACTTCGCCCGCGGGCTGGCCGCCCGCAAGCTGTTCACGCTGCGGGACCTGGCCATGTTCGCCTGGGGGCAGGCGGCGTTCCGGCTGCGCGGGGTGGAGAACGCCGAGCACATCGGCACCGCCAAGGAGGCCGCGCTGGCCTTCGTGGCCGGGCAGAAGGTCGAGGACCTGGTCCGGCTCAGCGAAGAGATCTACGACGAGATCATGGCCGACCGGATCTGGCACGGCACCCGGGAGCTGGCCATGGCGCACCTGGACGCCGGCCAGCAGGTCTGGCTGGTCACCGCCACCCCGGTGGAGGTGGCCCGGGTCATCGCCCACCGGCTGGGGCTGACCGGGGCGCTGGGCACCGTCGCCGAGACCCGCGACGGCGTCTACACCGGCCGCCTGGTGGGCAATCTGCTGCACGGCCCGGCCAAGGCCGAGGCGGTGCGGGCGCTGGCGCAGCGCGAGGGGCTGGACCTGTCGCGCTGCTCGGCCTACAGCGACTCCATCAACGACCTGCCGATGCTCACCACCGTCGGCCACCCGCACGCCGTCAACCCCGACCCGGCGCTGCGCGAGCACGCCAAGGCCCACGGCTGGCCCATCCACGACTTCCGCACCGGGCGCAAGGTGACGATGATGGCGTTGCCGGCCGCCGCCGGCGCGGGCGCCCTGGCCGGCGGGGTGGCCGCGGGCATCGCGCTGCGCCGCCACTACCACCGGGCCTAG
- a CDS encoding uroporphyrinogen-III synthase, giving the protein MNPANRNTEGNAPAEVSFVGMGPGDPGLLTLRAVDKLRQADTVVVDRAICPAEVLAHCRPDAEILDVADGDPVRLVGEAAKAGRTVVRLLRGDPVLGGSLAEEAAMCAKDGIPFEIVSGVSSVTGVPGYAGIPLTDSRTREVRVIDASRGGVDWEEFSSPDATLVILGAEGMVAEVAKGLMAAGRPESTPAAMTSMGTTTEQETVVTTLQRLVPDTKGMESPAMIIVGDVVGWRERLSWFETKPLFGWRVLVPRTKEQAASLSERLRSYGAVPEEVPTISVEPPRTPQQMDRAVKGLVTGRYEWVVFTSTNAVRAIKEKFDDYGLDARAFAGLKVAAVGEQTAKALMEFGVTPDLVPTGQQSGEGLVEVWPPYDKDLDPINRVLLPRADIATDTLIAGLTELGWECDDVTAYRTVRAAPPPAPIREAIKGGGFDAVLFTSSSTVRNLIGIAGKPHNVTVIAVIGPQTAKTAQEYGLRVDVMAAKPSALELADALAEYGAKRRAAQIEAGEPLRKPSQMRRGARRRR; this is encoded by the coding sequence TTGAACCCCGCTAACAGGAACACCGAGGGCAACGCACCGGCCGAGGTCTCGTTCGTGGGAATGGGACCGGGCGACCCGGGACTGCTGACCTTGCGGGCCGTCGACAAACTCCGCCAGGCCGACACGGTGGTGGTGGACCGGGCGATCTGCCCCGCCGAGGTGCTGGCGCACTGCCGTCCGGACGCCGAGATCCTCGACGTCGCCGACGGCGACCCGGTCAGGCTGGTCGGCGAGGCCGCCAAGGCCGGACGCACCGTGGTGCGGCTGCTGCGCGGCGACCCGGTGCTGGGCGGCTCGCTGGCCGAGGAGGCCGCGATGTGCGCCAAGGACGGGATCCCGTTCGAGATCGTCTCCGGGGTCTCGTCCGTCACCGGCGTGCCGGGGTATGCCGGCATCCCGCTGACCGACTCGCGCACCCGCGAGGTCCGCGTGATCGACGCCTCCCGCGGCGGGGTCGACTGGGAGGAGTTCTCCTCCCCGGACGCCACGCTGGTGATCCTGGGCGCCGAGGGCATGGTGGCGGAGGTGGCCAAAGGCCTGATGGCCGCCGGCCGCCCGGAGTCCACCCCGGCCGCCATGACCAGCATGGGCACCACCACCGAGCAGGAGACCGTGGTCACCACGCTGCAGCGCCTGGTGCCCGACACCAAGGGCATGGAGTCCCCGGCGATGATCATCGTAGGGGACGTGGTGGGCTGGCGGGAGCGACTTTCGTGGTTTGAGACCAAGCCGCTGTTCGGCTGGCGGGTGCTGGTGCCGCGCACCAAGGAGCAGGCCGCCTCCCTGTCGGAGCGGCTGCGCTCTTATGGAGCGGTCCCCGAAGAGGTGCCGACCATCTCGGTGGAGCCGCCGCGCACCCCCCAGCAGATGGACCGGGCCGTCAAGGGCCTGGTCACCGGCCGCTACGAGTGGGTGGTGTTCACCTCCACCAACGCGGTGCGGGCGATCAAGGAGAAGTTCGACGACTACGGCCTGGACGCCCGCGCCTTCGCCGGGCTGAAGGTCGCCGCGGTCGGCGAGCAGACCGCCAAGGCGCTGATGGAGTTCGGGGTCACCCCCGACCTGGTGCCCACCGGCCAGCAGTCCGGAGAGGGCCTGGTGGAGGTCTGGCCGCCGTACGACAAGGACCTGGACCCGATCAACCGGGTGCTGCTGCCGCGCGCCGACATCGCCACCGACACCCTCATCGCCGGGCTGACCGAGCTGGGCTGGGAGTGCGACGACGTCACCGCCTACCGGACGGTGCGGGCCGCGCCGCCGCCGGCGCCGATCCGCGAGGCCATCAAGGGCGGCGGGTTCGACGCGGTGCTGTTCACCTCCTCCTCCACCGTCCGCAACCTGATCGGCATCGCCGGCAAGCCGCACAACGTCACGGTGATCGCGGTGATCGGCCCGCAGACCGCCAAGACCGCCCAGGAGTACGGGCTGCGGGTGGACGTCATGGCGGCCAAGCCCTCGGCCCTGGAGCTGGCCGACGCACTGGCCGAGTACGGTGCCAAGCGCAGGGCCGCCCAGATCGAGGCGGGCGAGCCGCTGCGCAAGCCGAGCCAGATGCGCCGCGGCGCCCGCCGGCGCCGCTGA
- the hemB gene encoding porphobilinogen synthase, translated as MTARFPVARPRRLRRSAALRRLVAETRLDPAGLILPMFVKEGIAEPQPVPSMPGVVQHTLDSLRKAAHEAVEAGVGGIVLFGVPAHKDGTGSAADDPDGIVQRALRELSRDLGEDTVLMADLCLDEYTDHGHCGILTPSGEVDNDATLERYASIAVAQAAAGAHVVAPSGMMDGQVGAIRAALDGAGYHQVAIMAYSAKYASAYYGPFRDAAECAPRFGDRSAYQQDPANAAESLREVMLDLEEGADMVMVKPAGPYLDIVRRVRDAVTVPVAAYQVSGEYAMIEAAAERGWVDRERVIIESLIGIRRAGADLILTYWAAEVARRLTSG; from the coding sequence ATGACCGCCCGTTTCCCCGTCGCCCGGCCGCGGCGGCTGCGGCGCAGCGCGGCGCTGCGCCGCCTGGTGGCCGAGACCAGGCTGGACCCGGCCGGCCTGATCCTGCCGATGTTCGTCAAGGAGGGCATCGCCGAGCCGCAGCCGGTGCCGTCGATGCCCGGGGTCGTCCAGCACACCCTGGACTCGCTGCGCAAGGCCGCCCACGAGGCGGTGGAGGCCGGGGTCGGCGGGATCGTGCTGTTCGGCGTCCCGGCGCATAAGGACGGCACCGGGTCGGCGGCCGACGACCCCGACGGCATCGTCCAGCGGGCGCTGCGCGAGCTGTCCCGCGACCTGGGCGAGGACACCGTGCTGATGGCCGACCTGTGCCTGGATGAGTACACCGACCACGGCCACTGCGGCATCCTCACCCCCTCCGGCGAGGTGGACAACGACGCGACGCTGGAGCGCTATGCCTCCATCGCCGTGGCGCAGGCCGCCGCGGGCGCGCACGTGGTGGCGCCCAGCGGGATGATGGACGGCCAGGTGGGCGCCATCCGCGCCGCGCTGGATGGGGCCGGGTACCACCAGGTGGCGATCATGGCGTACTCGGCCAAGTACGCCTCCGCCTACTACGGCCCGTTCCGGGACGCCGCCGAGTGCGCGCCGCGCTTTGGGGACCGCTCGGCCTACCAGCAGGACCCGGCCAACGCCGCCGAGTCGCTGCGGGAGGTCATGCTGGACCTTGAGGAGGGCGCCGACATGGTGATGGTCAAGCCCGCCGGCCCCTACCTGGACATCGTCCGCCGGGTGCGCGACGCCGTCACCGTGCCGGTCGCCGCCTACCAGGTCAGCGGCGAGTACGCGATGATCGAGGCGGCCGCCGAGCGCGGCTGGGTGGACCGCGAGCGCGTGATCATCGAGTCGCTGATCGGCATCCGCCGGGCGGGCGCGGATCTGATCCTCACCTACTGGGCGGCCGAGGTGGCCCGCCGGCTCACCTCCGGCTGA
- a CDS encoding glutaredoxin family protein, with translation MTAPVTITLLGKPGCHLCDEAREVIVRVAEEMGADWEEHDITQSPELLRRYWEQIPVTLVNGVQHDFWRVDEARLREAVAKARHG, from the coding sequence ATGACCGCTCCGGTGACCATCACGCTGCTCGGCAAGCCGGGCTGCCATCTGTGCGATGAGGCCCGGGAAGTGATCGTCCGGGTGGCCGAGGAGATGGGGGCGGACTGGGAGGAGCATGACATCACCCAGTCGCCGGAGCTGCTGCGCCGCTACTGGGAGCAGATCCCCGTCACGCTGGTCAACGGTGTCCAGCACGATTTTTGGCGAGTGGATGAGGCTCGCCTGCGCGAGGCCGTCGCCAAAGCCCGCCACGGCTGA
- the hemC gene encoding hydroxymethylbilane synthase, with product MTALRLGTRKSLMATTQSRRVGDELTRLTGHAVELVGVTTEGDISRAHLAQMGGTGVFVSALRDKLISGEVDFAVHSLKDLPTAPAEGITLAAVYRRDDPRDALCGPLKLADLPRGARVGTGSPRRVAQLRALRGDLEIVPIRGNADTRLRKVADGELDAVVLAYAGLGRIGRRDAVVEVFDPADMLPAPGQGALALECRSDRLDLIELLATVDHAPTRAAVTAERTVLAVLEAGCSAPVGAYATVEDSAEEEQPSLHLSACVAGIDGARQVRLSGSGHPERAEEIGRELAAQLLAQGADQLMGERHIEPR from the coding sequence ATGACCGCACTGCGCCTGGGCACCCGCAAGAGCCTGATGGCCACCACCCAGTCCCGGCGGGTGGGCGACGAGCTGACCCGGCTCACCGGGCATGCGGTGGAACTGGTCGGGGTAACGACCGAAGGTGACATCTCCAGGGCGCATCTGGCGCAGATGGGCGGCACCGGCGTGTTCGTCAGCGCCCTGCGGGACAAGCTCATCTCCGGCGAGGTGGACTTCGCGGTGCACTCGCTGAAGGACCTGCCCACCGCGCCCGCCGAGGGCATCACGCTGGCGGCGGTCTACCGGCGCGACGACCCCCGCGACGCCCTGTGCGGCCCGCTGAAGCTGGCCGACCTGCCGCGCGGCGCCCGCGTCGGCACCGGCTCGCCGCGCCGCGTGGCCCAGCTGCGGGCGCTGCGCGGCGACCTGGAGATCGTCCCCATCCGGGGCAACGCCGACACCCGGCTGCGCAAGGTGGCCGATGGGGAGCTGGACGCGGTGGTGCTGGCATATGCGGGCCTGGGCCGGATCGGCCGGCGGGACGCGGTCGTGGAGGTCTTCGACCCGGCCGACATGCTGCCCGCCCCCGGCCAGGGCGCGCTGGCGCTGGAGTGCCGCAGCGACCGCCTCGATCTGATCGAGCTTTTGGCGACGGTCGACCACGCGCCCACCCGGGCCGCGGTGACCGCCGAGCGCACCGTGCTGGCGGTGCTGGAAGCGGGCTGCTCGGCCCCGGTCGGCGCCTACGCCACCGTCGAAGACAGCGCAGAGGAAGAACAACCGAGCCTGCACCTGAGTGCGTGCGTCGCCGGCATCGACGGCGCCCGTCAGGTACGGCTTTCCGGCAGCGGCCACCCGGAGCGGGCCGAGGAGATCGGGCGCGAGCTGGCCGCCCAGCTGCTCGCCCAGGGGGCCGACCAGTTGATGGGGGAGCGTCACATTGAACCCCGCTAA
- a CDS encoding putative quinol monooxygenase, with amino-acid sequence MLQGIPALLATLGALAATGLLIQSARRERLPYLIAWCLALGGVSVALIGMTLGFLLGFRGLLFRLMEVGGALLAPVWLALGMAVLITRVMQLRFASWLLGISYTVVAVVILLLDPLKGSFTRSLPNPGRHYDTLPLVLIDLAHGVAVLSLVACLAMLALRAAKQDGEAYALLMPVALVALAEVLVICGTRGFLPGFLAALALAGAAGLVWYGVGRLPSPAEQGGDGYDEYGDGYGDHEHAEPGYEMHTGYDDHDAGQEYQGGYDDQHYDDQHYGEQPYDEQAYAAAPVDPAATQVQPPGGHPPVPPQPSGGRVPTGERPLPGEPPVPPPASPLCGRITVYTLADGAGEAFDRLAAEAIRAARRQEPDTLVFACHEVTGAPSQRIVYQLFRDQTAFADHQRLPHVQRFLAESRPYVTATNVIELNLTAAKIVPLSSLTAQDRS; translated from the coding sequence ATGCTTCAAGGTATCCCGGCGCTGCTGGCGACCCTTGGTGCCTTGGCGGCCACCGGGTTGCTCATCCAAAGCGCCAGACGAGAACGGCTGCCATATCTGATCGCCTGGTGCCTGGCGCTGGGCGGCGTCTCCGTCGCGCTGATCGGGATGACGCTGGGATTCCTGCTGGGTTTCCGCGGCCTGTTGTTCCGGCTGATGGAAGTCGGCGGCGCGCTGCTGGCCCCGGTCTGGCTGGCCCTGGGAATGGCGGTGCTGATCACCCGGGTGATGCAGCTGCGCTTCGCCTCCTGGCTGCTGGGCATCTCCTACACGGTCGTGGCCGTGGTGATCTTGCTGTTGGACCCGCTCAAGGGGTCCTTCACCAGGTCGCTGCCCAATCCCGGCCGGCACTACGACACGCTGCCGCTGGTGTTGATCGACCTGGCGCACGGGGTCGCGGTGCTGTCGCTGGTGGCCTGCCTGGCGATGCTGGCGCTGCGGGCCGCCAAGCAGGACGGCGAGGCCTACGCCCTGCTGATGCCGGTGGCGCTGGTGGCGCTGGCCGAGGTCCTGGTGATCTGCGGCACCCGCGGCTTTCTGCCCGGCTTCCTGGCCGCCCTGGCGCTGGCCGGCGCCGCCGGGCTGGTCTGGTACGGCGTGGGCCGTCTGCCGTCGCCCGCCGAGCAGGGCGGGGACGGCTACGACGAGTACGGCGACGGCTATGGCGATCATGAGCACGCCGAGCCCGGCTATGAGATGCACACCGGCTACGACGACCATGACGCCGGCCAGGAGTACCAGGGCGGCTACGACGATCAGCACTACGACGATCAGCATTACGGCGAGCAGCCCTACGACGAGCAGGCCTATGCGGCGGCCCCCGTGGACCCGGCCGCTACCCAGGTCCAGCCTCCCGGCGGCCATCCGCCCGTGCCGCCGCAGCCGTCCGGCGGGCGGGTGCCCACCGGCGAGCGGCCGTTGCCGGGCGAGCCGCCGGTGCCGCCGCCGGCCTCTCCGCTGTGCGGGCGGATCACCGTCTACACCCTGGCCGACGGGGCGGGCGAGGCGTTCGACCGGCTGGCCGCCGAGGCGATCCGCGCCGCCCGCCGGCAGGAGCCCGACACCTTGGTCTTCGCCTGTCACGAGGTGACCGGCGCTCCCTCCCAGCGCATCGTCTACCAGCTCTTCCGCGACCAGACCGCCTTCGCCGACCACCAGCGGCTGCCGCATGTGCAGCGCTTTTTGGCCGAGTCCCGGCCGTATGTGACGGCCACCAACGTGATCGAACTCAATCTGACCGCGGCCAAGATCGTGCCGCTGTCCTCGCTGACCGCTCAGGACCGCTCATGA
- a CDS encoding redox-sensing transcriptional repressor Rex, with translation MTRRHNRTRADRGIPEATVARLPVYLRVLHSLQERGVATVSSEELAAAAGVNSAKLRKDLSHLGSYGTRGVGYEVDYLVYQISRELGLTQDWVVAIIGVGNLGRALAGYGGFASRGFRVAALFDSSPSVVGERISGLTVRHIDELESVIAEQGVSIAVIATPAAAAQSMCDRVVAAGVTSVLNFAPVVLSVPEGVDVRKVDLSIELQILAFHEQRKAGGPGDAEPAETAEEDWTGEMADRLKTDPDASADAHGDRQEGEKPSGTSQYIEAVEA, from the coding sequence GTGACACGTCGACACAACCGCACCCGCGCCGATCGCGGGATTCCCGAAGCCACGGTGGCGCGGCTGCCGGTTTACCTGCGCGTGCTGCACAGCCTGCAGGAACGGGGAGTGGCCACCGTCTCCTCCGAGGAACTGGCCGCCGCGGCCGGGGTCAACTCCGCCAAGCTCCGCAAGGACCTGTCGCACCTGGGCTCCTATGGCACCCGGGGCGTCGGGTACGAGGTGGACTACCTCGTCTACCAGATCTCCCGTGAGCTGGGCCTCACCCAGGACTGGGTGGTGGCCATCATCGGGGTGGGTAACCTGGGCCGGGCGCTGGCCGGTTACGGCGGGTTCGCCTCCCGCGGTTTCCGGGTGGCCGCCCTGTTCGACTCCTCCCCCTCCGTGGTGGGCGAGCGCATCAGCGGGCTGACCGTCCGGCACATCGACGAACTGGAAAGCGTGATCGCCGAGCAGGGGGTGTCCATCGCGGTGATCGCCACCCCCGCGGCGGCCGCCCAGAGCATGTGCGATCGCGTGGTGGCGGCGGGCGTGACGAGCGTGCTCAACTTCGCCCCGGTCGTGCTGTCGGTGCCGGAAGGCGTGGACGTGCGCAAGGTCGACCTGTCCATCGAGCTGCAGATCCTGGCCTTCCACGAGCAGCGCAAGGCCGGCGGCCCGGGCGATGCCGAGCCGGCCGAGACGGCGGAAGAGGACTGGACGGGAGAGATGGCCGATCGCCTGAAGACCGATCCGGACGCAAGTGCGGATGCGCATGGTGATCGGCAGGAGGGGGAAAAGCCCTCCGGCACTTCGCAGTACATAGAGGCGGTTGAGGCATGA
- a CDS encoding sigma-70 family RNA polymerase sigma factor, giving the protein MGSLTLDVHSPAISWRSRPGGALRQPAAGRSPAASGDEIKALVLRAREGEAEAFGALYDRYVELVYRYVYYRVGSHPLAEDLTSDTFLRALRRIGDFSWQGKDFGAWLVTIARNLVADHFKSGRFRLEVCTAELLEPEPAAPGCEVEDPERRVLEAMTHRALLEAIRRLNSEQQECLVLRFLHGLSVAETALIMGKKTGAIKALQYRAVRSLARMLPPDF; this is encoded by the coding sequence ATGGGCAGCCTGACCCTCGACGTCCACTCCCCAGCGATCTCCTGGCGATCCCGGCCCGGCGGCGCGCTGCGGCAACCGGCCGCCGGCCGCTCCCCCGCGGCGAGCGGAGACGAGATCAAGGCCCTGGTGCTGCGGGCCCGCGAAGGCGAGGCCGAGGCGTTCGGCGCTCTCTATGACCGCTATGTGGAGCTGGTCTACCGCTACGTCTACTACCGGGTGGGGTCGCACCCGCTCGCCGAGGACCTGACCAGCGACACCTTCCTGCGGGCGCTGCGGCGGATCGGCGACTTCAGCTGGCAGGGCAAGGACTTCGGCGCCTGGCTGGTCACCATCGCCCGCAACCTGGTGGCCGACCACTTCAAATCCGGCCGGTTTCGGCTGGAGGTCTGCACCGCCGAGCTGCTGGAACCGGAGCCGGCCGCGCCCGGCTGCGAGGTGGAGGACCCCGAACGGCGGGTGCTGGAGGCGATGACCCACCGGGCGCTGCTGGAGGCGATCCGCCGGCTGAACTCCGAACAGCAAGAGTGCCTGGTGCTGCGCTTCCTGCACGGCCTGTCGGTGGCCGAGACGGCGCTGATCATGGGCAAGAAGACCGGCGCCATCAAGGCCCTGCAGTACCGGGCGGTCCGCTCCCTGGCCCGGATGCTGCCCCCGGATTTTTGA
- a CDS encoding lysophospholipid acyltransferase family protein, which produces MAQVIPINPDAATDPPGRSRLEERLAAGLDFLHRRLSGRYEVDEFGFDPELTDAVLIPAARLLYEHWFRVELRGLENVPAEGGALVVANHSGTLPLDGLMLQVALHDHAHRDVRLLGADLVYQLPLLGHLARKAGHTLAHPADAVRLLTKGELVGVFPEGYKGIGKPFRERYRLQRFGRGGFAGIALRTQVPIVPCAIVGAEEIYPKIGDIPALARLLGLPYFPVTPTFPLLGALGAVPLPSKWLIRFGEPVPMDGLGPEDADDQMTVFELTDRVRETVQQMLYDTLLERGPAF; this is translated from the coding sequence ATGGCTCAGGTCATCCCGATCAACCCCGATGCCGCCACCGACCCGCCCGGACGCAGCCGGCTGGAGGAGCGGCTGGCCGCCGGGCTGGACTTCCTGCACCGCCGCCTGTCCGGGCGCTATGAGGTCGACGAGTTCGGCTTCGACCCCGAACTGACCGACGCGGTGCTGATCCCGGCGGCCCGTCTGCTGTATGAGCACTGGTTCCGGGTCGAACTGCGGGGCCTGGAGAACGTCCCGGCTGAAGGCGGCGCGCTGGTCGTCGCCAACCACTCCGGGACGCTGCCGCTGGACGGGCTGATGCTCCAGGTGGCGCTGCACGACCACGCCCACCGCGACGTCCGGCTGCTGGGCGCCGACCTGGTCTACCAGCTGCCGCTGCTGGGCCACCTGGCCCGCAAGGCCGGGCACACCCTGGCCCACCCGGCCGACGCCGTCCGCCTGCTGACCAAGGGCGAGCTCGTCGGGGTCTTCCCCGAGGGCTACAAGGGGATCGGCAAGCCCTTCCGGGAGCGCTACCGCCTGCAGCGCTTCGGCCGCGGCGGCTTCGCCGGGATCGCGCTGCGCACCCAGGTCCCCATCGTGCCGTGCGCGATCGTCGGCGCCGAGGAGATCTACCCCAAGATCGGCGACATCCCGGCGCTGGCCCGGCTGCTGGGCCTGCCCTACTTCCCCGTCACCCCGACGTTCCCGCTGCTGGGCGCGCTGGGCGCGGTGCCGCTGCCGTCCAAGTGGCTGATCCGCTTCGGCGAGCCGGTGCCGATGGACGGCCTGGGCCCGGAGGACGCCGACGACCAGATGACGGTGTTCGAGCTCACCGACCGCGTCCGCGAGACCGTCCAGCAGATGCTCTACGACACCCTCCTGGAGCGCGGCCCGGCGTTTTAG